From the Candidatus Alcyoniella australis genome, the window CCCGGTTTTGGAGACCGGTGCTCTGCCAATTGAGCTACTGGCCTGCTCCTACCACATATCTGATCGGTCTATTTGGTTTCCTTGTGCAACGTATGGCGCTTGTCGAAGCGGCAGTACTTTTTAAACTCGAGCTTGCCTTGAGTCCGCTTCTTATTTTTTGTAGTCGTGTAGTTTCGGCGCTTACACTCGGTGCACGCAAGAGTAACGATATCGCGCATTAGGGCTCCCCGGCTGCCTTAGGCCTTGATCTTGGTGATGACGCCGGCGCCCACTGTGCGGCCGCCCTCGCGGATCGCGAAACGCAGGCCCTCTTCCATCGCAATCGGCGTGATCAACTTGACGTCGACCTCTGTATTCTCGCCCGGCATTACCATCTCGACGCCTTCCTTCAGCGTCACCACGCCCGTGACGTCGGTGGTGCGGAAGTAAAACTGCGGACGGTAACCGTTGAAAAACGGAGTGTGACGACCACCCTCCTCTTTGCTCAATACGTAAACCTCGGAGCTGAACTCCGTATGCGGCGTGATCGAACCGGGCTTGGCCAATACCTGGCCGCGCTCGATATCGTCGCGCT encodes:
- the rpmG gene encoding 50S ribosomal protein L33, whose amino-acid sequence is MRDIVTLACTECKRRNYTTTKNKKRTQGKLEFKKYCRFDKRHTLHKETK
- the tuf gene encoding elongation factor Tu (EF-Tu; promotes GTP-dependent binding of aminoacyl-tRNA to the A-site of ribosomes during protein biosynthesis; when the tRNA anticodon matches the mRNA codon, GTP hydrolysis results; the inactive EF-Tu-GDP leaves the ribosome and release of GDP is promoted by elongation factor Ts; many prokaryotes have two copies of the gene encoding EF-Tu), producing RDDIERGQVLAKPGSITPHTEFSSEVYVLSKEEGGRHTPFFNGYRPQFYFRTTDVTGVVTLKEGVEMVMPGENTEVDVKLITPIAMEEGLRFAIREGGRTVGAGVITKIKA